In Pyrus communis chromosome 1, drPyrComm1.1, whole genome shotgun sequence, the following are encoded in one genomic region:
- the LOC137708920 gene encoding pentatricopeptide repeat-containing protein At3g24000, mitochondrial-like, producing MASLPSVALSGTLKLDQEFRKHPTNFLPSEKSTNVSYPKSQTITNSDRSSELPKSLDFREALLMIREGDKVESTHYVPVLQECIHRNSASEAKVVHAHIIKTGTHQDLFVTTFLVNVYAKCRIMESARKVFDNLPGRNVVSWTSLITGYVHNSQPEVAIRVFKEMLEAGAYPTNYTLGIVLNASSSLQSLKLGKQLHGYIIKYQIDFDTSTGNCLCSLYSKCGSLESSIKAFKKIEEKNVISWTATISACSDNGDAARGLRFFTEMLSEGVGPNEYTLTNVLSLCCVMLSLSVGQQVHSLSIKLGYELNLPIKNAIMYLYLKCGQINEARKLFNGMEAISLVTWNAMIAGHALIMDLAQDDVSAYQSGTEALNIFLKLNRSGLQPDLFTFSSILAICSGLVALEQGEQIHAQTIKTGFLEDMVVGTALVNMYNKCGSIEKASKAFVEMSTRTLISWTTMIAGFAQHGRTQQALQLFEDMRIAGVRPNQITFVSVLSACSHAGMVNEALGYFEMMKKDYKIKPVLDHFACLIDMYVRKGRLEEAIDLAKKMDPQANEFIWSILVAGCRRHGNLELGFYAAERLLKLKPKDTETYTLLFNLYHSAGRLKDVAKVRKMMKEEKLEKLRDWSWISIRDKIYSFQPNDNLHPYSADTQKFVQSLIDRVRSLGYQSLEILEVTDEEDEEQTSIPTAYHSEKLAIAFGLLNMPNAAPIRVIKSIVMCRDCHNFVKFVSLLTGREMIIRDSKRLHRFVNGTCSCGDFGGAI from the exons ATGGCTTCTTTGCCCTCAGTTGCTCTCAGTGGCACTCTCAAACTCGACCAAGAATTCCGAAAACACCCCACAAATTTTCTTCCTTCCGAAAAG AGCACAAATGTTTCGTATCCGAAAAGTCAGACAATCACCAATTCAGATCGAAGTTCGGAACTCCCCAAGTCTCTGGATTTCCGAGAAGCGCTTTTGATGATTAGAGAGGGGGATAAGGTTGAATCAACTCACTATGTCCCTGTCTTGCAAGAATGTATACACAGGAATTCGGCTTCAGAAGCGAAAGTTGTGCATGCCCACATCATAAAGACCGGAACCCACCAAGATTTGTTTGTCACAACATTCCTTGTCAATGTTTATGCAAAATGTAGAATCATGGAAAGTGCACGTAAAGTTTTTGACAATCTGCCTGGGAGGAACGTTGTTTCGTGGACAAGTTTGATAACGGGTTATGTTCACAATTCGCAGCCAGAAGTTGCCATTCGGGTTTTCAAGGAAATGCTGGAAGCCGGGGCTTATCCTACGAATTACACTCTAGGAATTGTTTTGaatgcttcttcttctttgcagTCCTTAAAATTAGGGAAGCAGTTGCATGGCTATATAATCAAATACCAGATCGATTTTGACACTAGTACCGGCAACTGTCTTTGCAGTTTATACTCGAAATGTGGAAGCTTGGAATCCAGTATTAAAGCGTTCAAGAAAATCGAGGAAAAAAATGTTATCTCGTGGACTGCAACCATATCAGCCTGTAGTGATAACGGTGATGCTGCAAGAGGTTTGAGATTTTTCACTGAGATGCTTTCCGAGGGCGTTGGACCTAATGAGTACACCCTAACCAATGTCTTGAGCTTGTGTTGTGTAATGCTGTCACTGAGTGTGGGGCAACAGGTTCACTCGTTAAGCATAAAACTTGGCTACGAATTGAACCTACCAATCAAGAACGCTATCATGTATTTATACCTCAAATGTGGACAGATTAATGAGGCTCGAAAGTTGTTTAATGGGATGGAAGCTATCAGCTTGGTTACATGGAATGCAATGATTGCAGGCCATGCACTAATTATGGATCTTGCACAGGACGATGTTTCAGCGTACCAAAGCGGAACTGAAGCACTCAACATTTTCTTGAAACTGAACCGTTCAGGCTTGCAACCGGATTTGTTCACCTTCTCGAGTATCTTAGCTATATGTAGTGGTTTAGTGGCCTTAGAACAGGGAGAACAGATTCATGCTCAGACCATTAAGACGGGGTTTCTCGAAGATATGGTAGTAGGCACTGCCCTAGTCAATATGTACAACAAATGTGGCAGTATTGAGAAAGCAAGTAAAGCTTTTGTGGAGATGTCTACGAGAACCTTGATATCGTGGACAACTATGATTGCAGGTTTTGCACAGCATGGCCGGACTCAGCAAGCACTGCAGCTCTTCGAGGATATGAGAATTGCAGGAGTAAGGCCGAATCAGATTACTTTCGTGAGTGTTCTCTCGGCCTGTAGCCATGCTGGGATGGTCAACGAAGCCCTCGGTTACTTTGAGATGATGAAAAAGGACTATAAGATTAAGCCTGTGCTGGATCATTTTGCCTGCTTGATTGATATGTACGTAAGGAAGGGTCGGTTAGAGGAAGCGATTGATCTGGCAAAGAAAATGGATCCTCAAGCGAACGAGTTTATATGGTCGATCTTGGTTGCAGGGTGTAGAAGACATGGGAATTTAGAATTGGGATTTTATGCTGCTGAAAGGTTGCTCAAGCTAAAACCAAAAGATACAGAGACTTACACATTGTTGTTTAATTTGTACCACTCTGCAGGAAGATTGAAGGACGTTGCTAAGGTGAGAAAGATGATGAAAGAGGAGAAGCTTGAAAAATTAAGGGACTGGAGCTGGATTAGCATTAGAGACAAGATCTATTCGTTTCAACCGAACGATAATTTACATCCTTACAGCGCAGACACACAAAAATTCGTACAAAGTTTGATTGATCGAGTCAGGAGTCTTGGATATCAGTCACTAGAAATTTTGGAAGTAACCGATGAGGAGGATGAAGAGCAGACTTCGATTCCAACCGCTTATCATAGTGAAAAGTTAGCGATTGCTTTTGGATTGTTG